The DNA region GAGGTGGTCGCTGATCGTCTGCTCGTCGATCGCGGGGGCCGACAGCTTGCCGGCCTGGATCTCGGTGCCGATCGCCCGCATGGCGTCCACCAGCTCGGCCCGGCCGCCGTAGTTGATCGCTAGGTTCAGGAACATGCCGCTGTTGGCGGCGCTCAGGGCGATGGTCTTGTCGAGCTCCGCCAGCACGTCGGCCGGGATCGGCCCGCGGCGGCCCAGCATCCGCACGCGGATGTTGTTCTGCATGATCGTGTCCCGCTCGTCGATCATGTACTGCCCCAGCAGCCGCATCAGGAAGTCGAGCTCGCTCTGCGGCCGCTTCCAGTTCTCGCTGCTCAGGCAGTAGAGGGTGAGCTGCTCGATCGACTTCAGCCGGGCGCACTCTTCGGTAATGCGCCGCACGGCGCTGACCCCCTCCTCGTGCCCGGCCACCCGCGGCAACCCCTGCCGCTGCGCCCACCGCCCGTTGCCGTCCATGATGACGGCGATGTGCCGGGGGTATCGGTCTGGCTGCGGCGTGCTCATGGGGCGGGAGATGATAGCGGTTCGAGGATAGATGATAGAGGTTAGATGATAGAGACGCGCTCCGCGGAGCATTACGGGTGGTTGTACTCCATCGCCTGCGCGTCCAGCCCTAACATCTATCCTCTAACCTCTATCATCTCTCGTCCGTCCGTCAGGCGATGGATTCGTCCAAGATCATCGTCTGCGCCCGGCCGGGGCCGACCGACACCAGGCCGACCGGCGCGCCCACCAGCTCGGCGATGCGGTCGAGGTAGGCGTGGGCGTTCTTAGGCAGTTGGTCGTACGAGGTGCAGTGGGTGACTTCTTCCTTCCAGCCCGGCAGCGTCTCGTAGACCGCCTTGGCTTGGCGGAGGTCGTCAACGTGGCTTGGGAAGACCTTGGTCTGCTTGCCGTTGATCTCGTAGGCGGTGCAGATCTTCAGCTCGTCCAGCCCGCTGAGCACGTCGACCAGCATCACAGCGATTGAGGTCACGCCGCTCAGCCGCGCGGTGTAGCGTAGCGCCACCGCGTCGAGCCAGCCGCAGCGGCGTGGGCGGCGGGTGACGGTGCCGTACTCGTTGCCGCGGTCGCGTAGGTACTGGCCGGTGGCGTTGTCTTGCTCGGTGGGGAAGGGGCCCCCGCCGACGCGGGTGGAGTAGGCCTTCACGACGCCGATCACCTTCTGCACCTGCTGCGGCGGCGCCCCCGCGCCGTTGCACACGCCGACGCCGGAGCTGTTGCTGCTGGTGACGTAGGGGTAGGTGCCGTGGTCGACATCGAGCAGCGCCCCTTGGGCGCCCTCGAACAGCACGCGCTTGCCCGACTCGAGCGCGGTAAGCAGCAGCTCGGTGGCGTCACAGACGTGCGCCTTGAGCCGCTCTGCGAACGCCGCGTACTGGTTGTAGATGGCCTGCGGGTCGAGGGGCTCGAACTGGCCAGAATCATCCAGCGCCGCCAGCGACTTGTTCTTCGCCGCGGCGATGTGCTCGATCCGCTGCTTCAGGTTGGGGCGGTACAGGTCGCCCAGCCGGACGGCGTAGGTGCGGCCCACCTTGTCGCGGTAGCAGGGGCCGATGCCGCGTCCGGTGGTGCCGATCTTTTCACCCTCGGTGCGCTCCTCGCCTTCGCCGCGTTCGCCATCGCCCGACACATGATCCATCAGGCGGTCTTCGGCGAAGTGCCAGGGGAAGATCACGTGCGCCCGGTCGCTCATCCGCAGCCCGGAGCAGTCGACGTTGCGGCCGGCCAGCTCGTCGAGCTCTTCGATCGCCTTGGCGGGGTTCAGCACCACGCCGCCGGCGATCAGGCTGGTGACCCCGGGGGTGAGGATGCCCGAGGGGAGCAGCGAGAGCTTGTAGACCTCGTCTCCCACCACCACGGTATGCCCCGCGTTGGCGCCCCCCTGGTAGCGGACCACCAGGTCGTGCCGGGGGGTCAAGAGGTCGACAATCTTCCCCTTCGCCTCGTCGCCCCATTGCAGGCCGATAACACAAACGCCCGCCACGGCAGGTTCTCCAGAGGCCGCGGCCCAGGGCCGCAGCGGGTGCAAAAAACAGCCCCGCGGAGCGGGGCGAGCAAGCCAGTGATTGTAGGAGCGGGGAAAAGTAGGGGTCAAGCGGGTGGCTGCGCCGCCGGGGGGGTGGCTCACTGCGCTCGCGGGGCTTGTCCGCCGCGGCGGACGGGGCTTGTTCGCTTCGCGAACGGGGCTGGGGGGACGCGCAAGCGATCAGGAGGGGTTTGAGCCGGTAGCGCCCCGTCTCTGGAATGGAGCGCCCGGAGTGGAGCGGGTACACGCGCCACACTCCGGGCGCTGACGCTACCGGCTCGATTTGGTGGTAGTTGGTGGTAGATTGGGGGCCCCATGACCGAGCCCAACCCCTACCAGTCGCCGGCGCCCGCGGGCGCCTACACGCCGCCGAGGGTCGAGGCGATCGAGCCGCCGGTGACGGTGCGAGTGCAGGAAGACGAGGACATGATCGCGATCACGGTCGATCGCGTCCTAAAGTACGACGCTACCTATCGAAGCACAGTTGCGGCTCAGAGGAGTCGACAACTGATGTATGCGTTCCTGACAGGGGCCGTCGGTGTTGCGGCCTGGGCGCCCGATCGAAAATCGATGGCTCTCTCGGTTTTTCTAGTAGGGTTGTCGATCCGCTATTTGATCGGAGCGGCGTTCACTTGGCGACGACTAAAACGTGCGATCACGCAGCAGACGATCGCAAGAATTGAGCGTTGCAAGAACTCCCCACAAGACGGTGCGTACTCGCTCACGCTCCAATATGAGGGAGTGCGCATCGCCCGGCCCAATGTCTCATCAGAGATGCGTTGGGGCTATTTCTGCGGCGTGCGCCGCACGGACGAGTTCTTGTTTCTGGAACGTGGAGAAGGCGACGACATCACGATCCCCGCCCGCGCCTTCCACGACGAGGCCGCCTTCGAGGCCTTCTGCGATCTCGCGCGGCGGTTGTGGGAGAACCACCGCCCAGAAAGAGCGATGGAGCCGGAAGCGTCAGCGCCCGGAGTGCGTCGCGAGACGCCTCCGGGCGCTAACGCTTCCGGCTCCATCCAGAGCTGAAAGCTGAAAGCTGATCGCTGAAAGCCAACCGCCACGACGTCAGTCGTTCGCCGTGGCGTCCAGCGCGAAGTTGGCGTGGGGGTCGTGCTTGTAGAAGTAGCGGCCCAGCTCCGACGCCAAGATCTCGATGAACTGGTTCTGGAACTGCGAGACGCTCTTGTCTTGCACCGGGGTGCCGCTGTGCGTGGGGAACTTGAACTCGCCGAGGCGTTCGTCCCACAGCAGCTTGCCGCCGTTGTCGATGTCGTAGACGTAGACGGTGATCTCCGCCGCGCCCTGGTAGAGCGTGGGGCCGTTGTAGAGGTCGAAGTGGTCCATCTCTACCCGCACCAGCCGGTTGGCTTTGACCGCCTTGCCGAGCTCCTTGTACTTGTCGGGGCCGTTTTCATCGACCCAGTTGTCGACCTCTTTGGGGTCGACCACGTCGATCTTCGGCACGTCTTTGGCCAGCTTCGAGCTAAGCCGTTGGGCCAGTTGCCGCGAGGCGCCGGCGTGGCGGAACTCGCTGCTGGGGGGAGGGGGGCAGAACACGACGACGCGCTGGCCCTCCAGCTCGTTGCACTTGGCGGGCACCACGTTGCCCCCCTGCCACATGTAGAGCCCCGAGGCCAGCAGCAGGTGCAGGCATCCGGTGGATGGCAGCACCCCCAGGGCGATGAGCATCAGCACGTAGGGGAGCGAACTGGTTCGCGGCGGGCTAGGGAGTTTCATCGGTTCCTTCCGGCGTCACAGTAGAGGCGGTCCATCGCCAAGCGGCCGGAGGGTACTGGCCACGCCAAGTCGAAGCAAGGCGGGTTTCCCACGCGCCGCGAGGGGCGCCAGAGATTGCGCCCCACCAATGCAAGAATTCCCGAACAGCCGACGGGCTACGCCCCGTCGGGGTGCGTCGATCGATGCTCCAGCCGAGCCACCCCGACGGGGCGGAGCCCGTCGGCTAGTGGCTGCACGCTCGGGGCGCGGTTGGGGCGCTAATGCTCGAGAAACCTTCCGCAGGTGGGGCACTTGGCGTACCACATGGGGACGTTCGAGCCGCACTCGCAGCGGATGTGGTGCCGGATCACGGAGCCGCTCAGCAGGCTGGCGCTGCCGCTGTCGCCGGCCTCGGAGTTGCCCATCGCCTCGTCGAACACGCTCGACCCGGCGGCGCTTGTGCGTTGCTCGCTCTCGTCGACCGCGCGCTGGATCACCTCGGTCACGTCGGGTACGTGCACGAAGACCTGGCCCGGGCATTTCGGGCAGAGGCCCTTTTTGCCGGCGTACTTCTCTTTAATATTCAGCACGTGTCCATTCGGACACTCTACACGGATGCCCATGCCTGGCCCTCCCGAGTGGTCGTTGACCGAGGAGCGCCTCTTCCCTTCCGCGTCTAAGGTTCAGGGTATCTCAACGAGCCGCGGGTCGCAACAAGAATCGTGAATTCGCCGTGCAATACCGCGGCGCCACGCATCGCCGTCCTGCCCCGGTGGTACCATGGGCGGCATGAATCGTGCCGGTGTCATCCTCGCCCTGGCGTGCCTGGTCGGTCTGCTCGCCAGCGGGCTGGCGCCCCGTTCGGCCGGGCTGATGCAGAGCAGCCTCGCCCTGGCCGCGGCGGTCTGCGTGCTCGCGATGCCCCTCGGCGTGGCGCTGGCGGTGCTGGTCTGGAAGACCGACGCGCCGGGCGCCCGCTGGGGCGCGGCCTTGCTGATTGCGCAGCTCTTTTTGCCGATCCAACTGCACGCCGCCGGCTGGATGGCGGCGTTTGGCTTTGACGGCTGGTGGACCCTCGCCCACGCGTCCGACCAACCCGCGGACCCGCTGCTGGCGGGCTTCTGGGGCGCCGTGTGGGTGCACGCCATGGCGGCCGTGCCGTGGATCGCGGTCATCACCGGCGCCGGGCTGAGGGCCGTGGACGCCCAGCTCGAAGAAGCGGCGCTGCCGGTGATGTCGGGCCCGCAGGTGCTGATGCGGGTGTCGCTTCGCATGGCGGCGCCGGCGGCGGCCGCGGCGCTGCTGTGGACCTGCGTGGTGGTTGGCGGAGAGATGACCGTGACCGACCTGTTCCAGGTGCGTACGTTTGCCGAGGAGGTCTACACGCAGTCGGTGCTGGGGGCGTTCGACCCGGCCGCGGGCGACGACCCCGCGTCCCGCGCGCTCTACGCGCAGTCGCCCAACCTCACGGGGCTGTTGCTGGGCCTCGCGTTGCTGACGTTGCTGGCCGCCGCGGCGTTGTTGATCGGCGGCGTGCTGATGACGCGTAGCGACGACGAGACGCGTCCCCCCTGGCGGCTGCGGCTGGGCCCCCTGCGGTGGGTCGCGGGCGCGGCCGCCGCGTCGCTGTTGGCGGTGCAGATCGGCGCGCCGACCGCGAATTTGGTCTACCAGGCGGGGGTCTCTTCTTACCGAGTCGAAGACGCGGCCTCGCCCGAGAAGGTCGCCTGGCGGCGGAGCTGGTCGGCCGGCAAGGCGGCCGAGATGGTCGCGGCGGCGCCCTGGCGGATGCGGCGCGAACTGGGCCGGTCGCTGACGCTCGGCGCCGCGACCGCAACAGCGGCCGCCGTGTTGGGCGCGGTGCTGGCCTACGCGCTGCGATCGGCGGCTTGGCGGGGCGCGGCCGGGGCCGCGATTGCGCTGGGGCTGGCGGCGCCCGGGGTGCTGATCGGGATCGCGCTGGTCCGCGTGTTCAACCAGCCGTGGGACTCGCCGTTGTGGCCCCTTACCTGGTTGTACGATCACACGTCGATCGCCCCTTGGCTGGCGCACGTGATTAAAGCGACCCCGATCGCGGCGCTGGTGCTGTGGCCCGCCTTCGGCTCGGCCCCCTCGGCGGTGCTGGAGGCCGCGGAGCTCGACGGCGCCAGCCCCTGGCGCCGGCTATTCCGCGTGCTGCTGCCGATGCGGCCCGCGGCGCTAGCGGCGGCTTGGCTGGCGGCGCTGGCGGTTTCGCTGACCGAGCTCCCCGCGACGATCCTGCTGCCGGGCGCCCAGACCCTGACGGTCCGGCTCTTCAACCTGCTGCACTACGGCGTCGAGGACCAGGCCGCGGGCGTTTGCTTGTTCCAGATGCTGCTGTTCGGGGGCCTGGCGGCGGTCACGATGCGGTTTTGGAACTCCCGCGGTACCATGGGAAATCCGAAGGACGAGATCCGAAACCCAAAACAAGCATGAAGCACGAATGAGGCAGCGCCTGAAACATCTCGCTGGCCAGAAGGTTTCCAACCCCCGTGCTTCGTTCTTGGGGCCTGTTCCGGGTTTCGGGTTTCGGATCTCGTGTTTTTTACTGGTCCTCATCCCGCTCATCCTCTGCATGCCCGGCTGCAAGGGCTGCGAGCCAGAGACCCCCCAGGCCAAGGCGGCCCGCGAGCTGAAGGACGCCGAGGAGCAAGAACGCGAGCGGATCGCCCGCCTGCAACGTGAGAAGGCCGCCGAGCCGTTCGAGATCGCCGCGCCGGTGCCGCTCCCCAACGAGACCGACCTGGCGTTGCTGCTGGTCAAGCCGGGGCACTGGACCGCGGTGTCGCAGAAGATGGAGTCGAAGCTGGAGGACTGGGTCGGCGAGTCGACCCAGGAGCTGTTGGACAAGCAGGACCGACCGATCGCGGTGCCGCGGACGGCGTTCTCCATCCGCAGCACCCGCCCGGTGGCGCTCCCCAAGCAGCAGGTGAAACAGATCGACACGGTGCTGTTCCCGGCGCCCAGCGACGAGCCGACGCGGATCATCAGCCGCCTGTCCGACCGCGGCGGCGGCGTGCGGCGTACGGACGGCCCGCTGCCGCTGAGCCCGATGCTGGCGCACCAGTACAACCTGGTGGTGCTGGCCAAGGAGCCGGCGCGGTACACGTTCCTCAAGAGCCTGTACGCGGTGAACGCGCCGTTCTCGGGTTTCGAACCGGAGTCGCTGATCGGATCGACGCTCCCCTTCCCGCGGCAGTACCGCGTGGTGACGCCGAAGCTCGACGGTCAGCCCCCGATCCCCGACGCCCCCCTCTGCTGGACCTCGATCGCGTATGTGGTGTGGGACGAGGTCGACCCCGACACGCTCTCGCCGCAGCAACGCACCGCGCTGGTCGATTGGCTGCACTGGGGGGGGCAGCTTGTGATCAGCGGGCCCGACTCGTTGGGGCTGCTGCGGCAGAGCTTCCTCGACCCCTACCTGCCGGCCGAGGGGGACGGGGCGGTGAGCATGACCGCCAGGACGCTGGGCCCGCTGAGCGACGCCTTCCTGGTGGGGCGGCGCCAAGCCGCGGCGCTCCGGCCGACGACGCCGTGGTCGGGCGTCAAGCTCACGCGTCGCCCGGGGGCCGCCGCCGTGCCGGGCTGCGGCGACCTGGTGATCGAGCGTCCCGTGGGGC from Pirellulimonas nuda includes:
- a CDS encoding isoprenyl transferase, producing MSTPQPDRYPRHIAVIMDGNGRWAQRQGLPRVAGHEEGVSAVRRITEECARLKSIEQLTLYCLSSENWKRPQSELDFLMRLLGQYMIDERDTIMQNNIRVRMLGRRGPIPADVLAELDKTIALSAANSGMFLNLAINYGGRAELVDAMRAIGTEIQAGKLSAPAIDEQTISDHLYTAGVPDPDLLIRTAGELRISNFLLWQLSYSEIWVTDRCWPEFDEAALHEAISDFAARERRFGGLNDA
- a CDS encoding adenylosuccinate synthase gives rise to the protein MAGVCVIGLQWGDEAKGKIVDLLTPRHDLVVRYQGGANAGHTVVVGDEVYKLSLLPSGILTPGVTSLIAGGVVLNPAKAIEELDELAGRNVDCSGLRMSDRAHVIFPWHFAEDRLMDHVSGDGERGEGEERTEGEKIGTTGRGIGPCYRDKVGRTYAVRLGDLYRPNLKQRIEHIAAAKNKSLAALDDSGQFEPLDPQAIYNQYAAFAERLKAHVCDATELLLTALESGKRVLFEGAQGALLDVDHGTYPYVTSSNSSGVGVCNGAGAPPQQVQKVIGVVKAYSTRVGGGPFPTEQDNATGQYLRDRGNEYGTVTRRPRRCGWLDAVALRYTARLSGVTSIAVMLVDVLSGLDELKICTAYEINGKQTKVFPSHVDDLRQAKAVYETLPGWKEEVTHCTSYDQLPKNAHAYLDRIAELVGAPVGLVSVGPGRAQTMILDESIA
- a CDS encoding YcxB family protein, which gives rise to MTEPNPYQSPAPAGAYTPPRVEAIEPPVTVRVQEDEDMIAITVDRVLKYDATYRSTVAAQRSRQLMYAFLTGAVGVAAWAPDRKSMALSVFLVGLSIRYLIGAAFTWRRLKRAITQQTIARIERCKNSPQDGAYSLTLQYEGVRIARPNVSSEMRWGYFCGVRRTDEFLFLERGEGDDITIPARAFHDEAAFEAFCDLARRLWENHRPERAMEPEASAPGVRRETPPGANASGSIQS
- a CDS encoding ABC transporter permease gives rise to the protein MNRAGVILALACLVGLLASGLAPRSAGLMQSSLALAAAVCVLAMPLGVALAVLVWKTDAPGARWGAALLIAQLFLPIQLHAAGWMAAFGFDGWWTLAHASDQPADPLLAGFWGAVWVHAMAAVPWIAVITGAGLRAVDAQLEEAALPVMSGPQVLMRVSLRMAAPAAAAALLWTCVVVGGEMTVTDLFQVRTFAEEVYTQSVLGAFDPAAGDDPASRALYAQSPNLTGLLLGLALLTLLAAAALLIGGVLMTRSDDETRPPWRLRLGPLRWVAGAAAASLLAVQIGAPTANLVYQAGVSSYRVEDAASPEKVAWRRSWSAGKAAEMVAAAPWRMRRELGRSLTLGAATATAAAVLGAVLAYALRSAAWRGAAGAAIALGLAAPGVLIGIALVRVFNQPWDSPLWPLTWLYDHTSIAPWLAHVIKATPIAALVLWPAFGSAPSAVLEAAELDGASPWRRLFRVLLPMRPAALAAAWLAALAVSLTELPATILLPGAQTLTVRLFNLLHYGVEDQAAGVCLFQMLLFGGLAAVTMRFWNSRGTMGNPKDEIRNPKQA